In Sodalis ligni, a single genomic region encodes these proteins:
- a CDS encoding hydantoinase B/oxoprolinase family protein, translating into MSDSNVSLPAQAAYQRTCDPITVAVIASALSTIAEEMGKSVIRSAYSTNIKERQDCSTAVFDPEGRTIALAEHIPIHLGSLLGIAKYVLDHNDLTDLRPGDAFIGNDAYTGGGTHLNDFVLMEPVFHDGKLVAWVANLAHHSDFVDRSHKHIFQEGLRIPPVRLYRAGILQQDIQALILLNCQVPRERINDLRAQMAANRLGVQRVQSLCEKYGAELMANAAREFLLSTERRTRAGIAGIPDGVYEFRHDFDTNLIDGILDLQVRITVQGDEIFFEFPDAPPQMPAPINMVYTALLATIYFAVKALIDPDIAVNEGFYRPIHVNAAEGSVLNSLPPAAVYSRTDIAQRLVDMIFAALAPVVPERVAAGSTGGTLLTTSGMHPRTGRFYVYNEMQGGGMGARADKDGLDGVQVNITNTANLPIEALESEHPILIERYELVRDSGGPGRFRGGMTMRRRVRVLDHVATISAGGTNSLIAPFGLSGGMPGLPARVDLPEGAPPLHRRAGMLQPGESVDMIAAGGGGFGDPKQRDRALVLRDLKEDRISLSAALDIYGMKMDEIQDI; encoded by the coding sequence ATGTCCGATAGCAACGTCTCATTACCGGCGCAGGCAGCGTATCAAAGAACATGCGATCCCATTACCGTGGCGGTGATCGCCAGCGCCTTGTCCACCATTGCCGAAGAGATGGGTAAATCGGTTATCCGTTCCGCCTATTCCACCAATATCAAGGAACGCCAGGACTGCTCCACCGCCGTTTTCGATCCCGAAGGCCGTACCATTGCGCTGGCGGAGCATATTCCCATCCATCTCGGCTCGCTGCTGGGTATCGCCAAATACGTGCTCGATCATAACGATCTCACGGACCTGCGTCCGGGCGATGCTTTTATCGGTAACGACGCCTATACCGGCGGCGGTACGCATTTAAACGATTTTGTGTTGATGGAGCCGGTGTTTCACGATGGGAAGCTGGTGGCCTGGGTAGCCAACCTGGCCCACCATTCCGATTTCGTTGATCGCAGCCACAAGCATATCTTCCAGGAAGGCCTGCGCATCCCGCCGGTGCGCCTCTATCGCGCCGGGATATTGCAGCAGGATATTCAGGCCTTGATTTTGCTGAACTGTCAGGTGCCCAGGGAGCGCATCAACGATTTGCGCGCGCAGATGGCCGCCAACCGGCTTGGGGTACAACGGGTCCAAAGCCTGTGCGAGAAATACGGCGCGGAACTGATGGCCAACGCCGCGCGGGAGTTTTTGCTCTCCACGGAACGGCGGACCCGCGCCGGTATTGCCGGCATCCCCGACGGCGTCTATGAATTCCGCCACGATTTCGACACCAATCTTATCGACGGCATTCTCGACCTGCAGGTACGCATCACCGTGCAAGGCGATGAAATTTTCTTTGAGTTCCCCGACGCGCCGCCGCAGATGCCTGCGCCCATCAATATGGTCTATACCGCCCTGCTGGCGACCATTTATTTTGCCGTTAAGGCCTTGATCGATCCCGATATTGCCGTGAATGAAGGCTTTTATCGCCCGATTCACGTTAACGCCGCCGAGGGCAGCGTATTGAATTCGTTGCCGCCTGCCGCGGTCTACAGCCGGACGGATATCGCGCAACGATTGGTGGACATGATTTTCGCCGCGCTGGCGCCGGTGGTCCCAGAACGCGTGGCCGCCGGGTCCACCGGCGGTACGCTGCTGACCACCAGCGGCATGCATCCCCGCACCGGGCGTTTCTATGTGTACAATGAAATGCAGGGCGGCGGCATGGGCGCGCGCGCCGACAAGGACGGCCTGGACGGCGTACAGGTGAATATCACCAACACCGCCAACCTGCCTATAGAAGCGCTGGAAAGCGAGCATCCGATCCTGATTGAACGCTATGAACTGGTGCGTGATTCCGGCGGCCCCGGCCGGTTTCGCGGCGGCATGACCATGCGGCGGCGGGTCAGGGTCCTTGACCATGTCGCCACCATCTCAGCCGGCGGCACCAACAGCCTGATTGCCCCCTTCGGCCTCTCCGGCGGCATGCCGGGATTGCCGGCGCGCGTTGACCTGCCGGAAGGAGCGCCGCCGCTGCACCGCCGCGCCGGCATGCTGCAACCGGGCGAGAGCGTGGATATGATTGCCGCCGGCGGCGGCGGTTTCGGCGATCCGAAGCAGCGAGACCGCGCCCTGGTATTGCGCGACCTGAAGGAAGACCGGATTTCACTGAGTGCCGCTCTGGATATTTACGGGATGAAGATGGACGAGATCCAAGATATATAA
- a CDS encoding RcnB family protein, translating to MKFGEVMGQSKVMLFSAVLFMGALPFISSAYAEDGQGVGVPTPPSISPQNPPADSTQNPPADSTQNPPADATQNPPADATQTSPNDSAQNPPAVHSYEIQSFYLDSKQYKIGDTVPDLYRTKPYEIVQWNIRHLPAPDEGSHWTYMGGNYVLITNDEGKILKAETGDIFFEM from the coding sequence TTGAAATTCGGAGAAGTTATGGGTCAGTCGAAGGTCATGTTGTTTTCTGCGGTTCTTTTTATGGGGGCGCTGCCCTTCATTTCTTCCGCCTATGCTGAAGATGGACAGGGCGTCGGCGTACCAACGCCGCCCAGCATTTCGCCACAAAACCCCCCTGCCGATTCGACGCAAAACCCCCCTGCTGATTCGACTCAAAATCCTCCTGCCGATGCAACTCAGAATCCCCCGGCTGATGCGACTCAAACTTCGCCTAACGATTCAGCACAAAATCCGCCCGCTGTGCATTCCTATGAAATTCAGTCGTTCTATCTCGATTCCAAACAATATAAGATCGGTGATACCGTGCCGGACCTGTATCGCACCAAGCCTTATGAGATAGTCCAGTGGAATATCAGACACCTGCCGGCGCCGGATGAAGGCAGCCATTGGACCTATATGGGCGGGAATTATGTTCTTATCACCAATGATGAAGGCAAGATTTTAAAAGCCGAGACCGGTGATATCTTCTTCGAGATGTGA
- a CDS encoding cupin domain-containing protein: MPKKITVLTASDAPPRIKPSNYPEPFASLMAGRVKRPLGDLFALSNFGVNLTSLPPGAVSALHHRHSRQDEFIYIIEGEPTLLTDEGEIRMKPGMVAGFAANGTAHHLENRTAGTCVVLEVGDRSEGDEVYYPSDDISAVRGDDGKWHFAHKDGTSY, translated from the coding sequence ATGCCTAAGAAGATCACAGTTCTGACCGCGAGTGATGCACCGCCTCGCATTAAACCGAGCAACTACCCCGAGCCGTTCGCCTCACTCATGGCAGGCAGAGTAAAACGGCCCCTTGGCGACCTGTTTGCCTTGTCAAATTTTGGCGTCAACCTGACCAGCCTCCCCCCTGGCGCGGTCTCAGCCTTGCACCATCGACATTCCCGGCAGGACGAATTCATCTATATCATCGAGGGCGAACCTACGTTGCTGACCGACGAAGGCGAGATCCGGATGAAGCCTGGCATGGTCGCTGGCTTTGCTGCTAACGGTACGGCTCATCATCTTGAAAATCGCACCGCCGGGACGTGTGTTGTCCTGGAGGTAGGGGATCGTTCGGAAGGCGACGAGGTCTATTACCCCTCGGATGATATCTCCGCAGTCAGGGGCGATGACGGGAAATGGCATTTCGCTCACAAAGACGGCACCTCGTACTAA
- the rpsU gene encoding 30S ribosomal protein S21 has protein sequence MPVIKVRENEPFDVALRRFKRSCEKAGVLAEVRRREFYEKPTTERKRAKASAVKRHAKKLARENARRTRLY, from the coding sequence ATGCCGGTAATTAAAGTACGTGAAAACGAGCCGTTCGACGTAGCACTGCGTCGCTTTAAACGTTCCTGTGAAAAGGCAGGTGTTCTGGCCGAAGTCCGTCGTCGTGAGTTCTATGAAAAGCCGACTACCGAACGCAAACGCGCCAAAGCGTCCGCAGTAAAACGTCATGCTAAAAAATTGGCTCGCGAAAACGCACGCCGCACTCGTCTGTATTAA
- a CDS encoding hydantoinase/oxoprolinase family protein has product MASTAVTQRQVRIGVDSGGTFTDICIYDVAEGSIHVWKVSSTPADPSIGIADGIAQGIASLGLGSGESVNVTYLGHGTTVATNALIVGSGAATGMITTAGFRDIIELRRQKRDGLYDVQTEKPRILALRNQRLEVNERVLFDGSIMTPLDEEEVRGAARRLREDGIRAIAVCCLFSYLEPRHEQRIKAILAEEIPGAFISVSHEVNPEFREYERFSTTVVNAYLGPIMQRYLQRLQPRLEAIGIAAHPHLTQSNGGVISADTAQQFPARTVLSGPAAGVMGATTIGTLSGFDNIITFDMGGTSTDVSLISDGRPQMANESVVHGYPLKLPMLDIHAVGAGGGSIASIDAGGLLQVGPQSAAADPGPICYGLGNEDNPTVTDANVVLQVLNPTHLLNGRLPIDQAKAKKAIARLGDRIGMDVMSVAQGIISVVVSNMAKAIRVISVERGYDPRDYTLFGFGGAGPIHASRLARALDMPRVVIPKHPGIMCAIGLLLTDLRTNFSTSRLMHLEESSTGAMEAAFTDLEQRAGAWFTHEKIFPDNRVMVRSVDLRYGGQGYELNIPCPARVIDAAAVEALKKTFAAYHQQMYGYIAEGEPIHLTTLRLEVIGRVPKADLKPLDNAVTPVSAARQGERQVWLPEMGGFTLCPVYDRERLGPGHCLSGPAIIEQMDSTTLILPGQNATIDSYLNIIIEEA; this is encoded by the coding sequence GTGGCTTCCACTGCCGTAACGCAGCGTCAGGTCAGAATCGGCGTCGATTCCGGCGGCACCTTTACTGACATCTGTATCTATGATGTGGCCGAAGGTTCCATTCACGTTTGGAAAGTGAGCAGTACGCCGGCGGATCCTTCCATCGGCATCGCCGACGGCATTGCCCAGGGCATCGCGTCGTTAGGGTTGGGGTCAGGTGAGTCTGTGAATGTGACTTACCTCGGGCACGGCACCACCGTGGCCACCAATGCGCTGATTGTCGGCAGCGGGGCGGCAACCGGCATGATTACCACGGCGGGTTTTCGCGATATTATCGAATTAAGACGGCAAAAGCGTGACGGCCTGTATGACGTGCAAACCGAAAAACCGCGCATCCTGGCCTTGCGCAATCAGCGGCTGGAAGTGAACGAACGGGTGCTGTTCGACGGCAGCATCATGACCCCGCTGGATGAGGAAGAAGTACGCGGCGCGGCGCGCCGGCTGCGTGAGGACGGCATCCGCGCCATCGCGGTGTGCTGCCTGTTCAGCTATCTGGAGCCCCGCCATGAGCAGCGTATCAAGGCGATCCTGGCCGAGGAGATTCCCGGCGCTTTCATCAGCGTCTCCCATGAGGTGAACCCGGAATTCCGCGAGTACGAGCGCTTTTCAACCACCGTGGTGAACGCCTATCTCGGGCCTATCATGCAGCGCTACCTGCAACGGCTCCAGCCTCGCCTGGAGGCCATTGGCATCGCCGCCCACCCTCATCTCACCCAGTCCAACGGCGGCGTGATTTCCGCCGATACGGCGCAGCAATTCCCGGCGCGTACCGTCCTTTCCGGCCCGGCGGCGGGGGTGATGGGGGCCACTACCATCGGTACGCTGTCGGGTTTTGATAATATCATTACCTTCGATATGGGGGGCACCTCAACGGACGTTTCGCTGATTTCCGACGGCCGGCCGCAGATGGCGAACGAATCGGTCGTACACGGCTACCCGCTGAAACTGCCGATGCTGGACATCCATGCCGTGGGCGCCGGCGGCGGGTCCATCGCCTCCATCGACGCAGGCGGCCTGTTGCAGGTAGGGCCGCAGAGCGCCGCCGCCGATCCCGGCCCCATTTGCTACGGCCTGGGCAACGAGGATAACCCCACCGTCACCGACGCCAATGTGGTGCTGCAGGTGCTCAATCCCACCCATCTGCTGAACGGGCGCCTGCCCATTGACCAGGCCAAGGCGAAAAAGGCCATTGCGCGGCTCGGTGATCGCATCGGCATGGATGTCATGTCGGTGGCGCAGGGTATTATCAGCGTGGTGGTCAGCAACATGGCCAAAGCCATCCGGGTCATTTCGGTGGAACGGGGCTACGACCCCAGGGATTATACCCTGTTCGGCTTTGGCGGCGCCGGCCCCATCCATGCCTCCCGGCTGGCGCGGGCGCTGGATATGCCCCGGGTGGTGATTCCCAAACACCCCGGCATCATGTGCGCCATCGGCCTGCTGCTCACCGACCTGCGCACCAATTTTTCCACCTCCCGGCTGATGCACCTGGAAGAAAGCAGCACCGGTGCCATGGAAGCGGCGTTCACCGATCTCGAGCAACGGGCAGGCGCCTGGTTTACCCATGAAAAAATTTTTCCCGACAATCGCGTTATGGTGCGTTCCGTCGACCTGCGCTACGGCGGACAAGGCTATGAACTGAATATTCCCTGTCCCGCCAGAGTGATTGACGCCGCCGCCGTGGAGGCGTTGAAAAAAACGTTCGCGGCCTATCATCAGCAGATGTACGGCTACATTGCCGAGGGGGAACCTATCCACCTCACCACTCTGCGACTGGAGGTCATCGGTCGCGTGCCAAAAGCGGATCTCAAACCGCTGGATAATGCCGTCACCCCCGTGTCGGCGGCGCGGCAGGGAGAACGGCAGGTGTGGCTGCCGGAAATGGGCGGTTTCACCCTTTGCCCGGTGTACGATCGCGAGCGCCTGGGGCCAGGCCATTGCCTCTCCGGGCCGGCCATTATCGAGCAGATGGACTCCACCACGCTTATCCTGCCGGGCCAGAACGCCACTATCGATAGCTATTTGAATATTATTATTGAGGAAGCCTAG
- the tsaD gene encoding tRNA (adenosine(37)-N6)-threonylcarbamoyltransferase complex transferase subunit TsaD, with translation MRVLGIETSCDETGVAIYDQQAGLLANQLYSQVKLHADYGGVVPELASRDHVRKAVPLIQAALLEAGMGAKDIDGVAYTAGPGLVGALMVGATVGRALAYAWGVPAVAVHHMEGHLLAPMLEANPPAFPFVALLVSGGHTQLIHVAGIGRYTLLGESIDDAAGEAFDKTAKLLGLDYPGGPRLSQLARQGVAGRFTFPRPMTDRPGLDFSFSGLKTFAANTVRASEGDPQTRADIARAFEDAVVDTLLIKCRRALEQTGLERLVIAGGVSANSALRERLAAMMRSRGGQVFYARPEFCTDNGAMIAYAGMVRLQNGIMGDLAITVRPRWPLAELPAL, from the coding sequence ATGCGTGTATTGGGTATTGAAACGTCCTGCGACGAAACCGGTGTGGCGATTTATGACCAACAGGCGGGCCTGCTGGCCAATCAGCTATACAGCCAGGTGAAGCTGCATGCCGATTACGGCGGCGTGGTGCCCGAGCTGGCCTCGCGGGATCATGTACGTAAAGCCGTTCCGCTGATCCAGGCGGCGCTGCTGGAAGCCGGCATGGGGGCGAAGGATATTGACGGCGTGGCCTATACCGCCGGTCCCGGCCTGGTGGGCGCGCTGATGGTGGGCGCCACGGTGGGACGGGCGCTGGCCTATGCCTGGGGGGTGCCGGCCGTTGCGGTACATCATATGGAAGGCCATTTGCTGGCGCCGATGCTGGAAGCGAATCCGCCGGCGTTTCCCTTTGTGGCGTTATTGGTCTCCGGCGGCCATACCCAATTGATCCATGTGGCCGGCATCGGCCGCTATACGCTGCTGGGTGAATCCATCGACGATGCCGCCGGCGAGGCGTTTGATAAGACCGCCAAGCTGCTGGGGCTGGATTATCCCGGCGGTCCGCGGCTGTCGCAACTGGCGCGGCAGGGCGTCGCCGGACGCTTTACCTTTCCGCGCCCCATGACCGATCGCCCCGGTCTGGATTTCAGTTTCTCCGGTTTGAAAACCTTTGCCGCCAATACTGTGCGCGCCAGTGAAGGGGACCCCCAGACCCGGGCGGACATCGCACGGGCGTTTGAGGACGCGGTGGTGGATACGCTGCTTATCAAGTGCCGGCGGGCGCTGGAACAAACCGGGCTCGAACGCCTGGTCATCGCCGGCGGCGTAAGCGCCAACAGTGCCCTGCGCGAACGCCTGGCGGCCATGATGCGAAGCCGAGGCGGCCAGGTATTTTATGCCCGTCCGGAGTTTTGCACCGATAACGGCGCCATGATTGCCTATGCCGGGATGGTGCGTTTGCAAAACGGGATCATGGGGGATTTGGCCATCACGGTAAGGCCGCGCTGGCCGCTGGCGGAATTACCGGCGCTGTAA
- the dnaG gene encoding DNA primase → MAGRIPRVFINDLLARTDIIDLVDARVKLKKQGKNYHACCPFHHEKTPSFTVNGEKQFYHCFGCGAHGNAIDFLMNFDRLEFVESIEELATMHGLEVPYEAGAGPNQQERHQRQSLYQVMEQLSGFYAQALKQNTATAPQQYLAKRGLSAEVIGHFAIGYAPPGWDNVLKRFGRSAEEREALNDAGMLVTNDQGRTYDRFRERVMFPIRDRRGRVIAFGGRILGEGQPKYLNSPETEIFHKGRQLYGLYEAQQQHPELSRLLVVEGYMDVVALAQFGIDYAVASLGTATTAEHIQLLYRATEQVICCYDGDRAGREAAWRALETALPYLSDGRQLRFMFLPDGEDPDTLVRQIGKEAFEQLIEQAQPLSVFLFETLMPQVDLSSPDGRAKLSTLALPLIGQVPGETLRMYLRQQLGNKLGILDDSQLEKLLPQQGGNTNISPQPRIKRTTMRILIGLLVQNPRLCALIPSIAGLEQANQPGVPLFIELVQTCQAQPGITTGQLLEHYRDNKSSRQLETLATWNHMIIDDMVEETFIDTLTSLYDSILEQRQEVLIARDRTHRLTAEERKELWSLNKALAKK, encoded by the coding sequence ATGGCTGGACGAATTCCACGCGTATTTATCAATGACTTGCTGGCGCGCACCGACATTATCGACCTGGTCGATGCTCGCGTGAAGCTTAAAAAGCAAGGCAAAAATTATCACGCCTGTTGTCCGTTTCACCATGAAAAAACCCCGTCGTTTACCGTTAATGGCGAAAAGCAGTTCTATCATTGCTTCGGCTGCGGCGCCCACGGCAACGCAATTGACTTCTTGATGAATTTTGACCGGCTGGAGTTTGTCGAATCCATCGAAGAGCTAGCGACCATGCACGGTCTGGAGGTTCCCTACGAAGCGGGGGCCGGACCCAACCAGCAGGAACGCCACCAGCGCCAGAGCCTGTATCAGGTTATGGAGCAGCTGAGCGGTTTTTACGCACAGGCCCTCAAGCAGAACACCGCCACGGCCCCGCAGCAGTATCTGGCCAAACGCGGGCTGAGCGCGGAGGTCATCGGCCATTTCGCCATCGGCTACGCTCCTCCGGGCTGGGACAACGTTCTAAAGCGCTTCGGCCGGTCGGCGGAAGAAAGAGAAGCATTGAACGATGCCGGAATGTTGGTGACTAACGATCAGGGAAGGACCTATGATCGCTTTCGCGAACGGGTGATGTTCCCCATCCGGGACCGTAGGGGCCGGGTTATCGCCTTCGGCGGCCGTATTCTGGGTGAAGGCCAGCCCAAATACCTGAACTCGCCGGAAACCGAGATTTTCCACAAAGGCCGCCAGCTGTATGGCCTTTATGAGGCGCAGCAGCAGCATCCGGAACTCTCGCGCCTGCTGGTGGTGGAGGGTTACATGGATGTCGTGGCGCTGGCGCAGTTCGGCATAGATTATGCCGTCGCCTCGCTGGGAACCGCCACCACAGCCGAGCATATACAGTTGCTGTACCGCGCCACGGAACAGGTTATCTGCTGTTATGACGGCGACCGCGCCGGCCGCGAAGCCGCCTGGCGGGCGCTGGAAACGGCGCTGCCTTATCTCAGCGACGGCCGTCAGCTGCGTTTTATGTTTCTGCCGGACGGAGAAGATCCGGATACACTGGTGCGCCAGATTGGCAAAGAAGCGTTCGAGCAGCTTATCGAGCAAGCACAGCCGCTGTCGGTATTTTTGTTCGAGACGCTGATGCCCCAGGTGGATCTGAGCAGCCCGGACGGGCGTGCGAAATTGAGCACCCTGGCCCTGCCTCTCATCGGACAGGTGCCGGGAGAAACACTGCGTATGTACCTGCGCCAGCAATTAGGCAATAAATTGGGCATTTTGGACGATAGCCAGCTGGAAAAGCTGCTACCGCAACAGGGGGGCAATACAAATATTTCGCCCCAGCCCCGGATAAAACGCACAACCATGCGTATACTTATAGGATTGTTGGTGCAAAACCCGCGCCTTTGCGCTCTTATCCCGTCAATTGCGGGTTTAGAGCAGGCAAATCAGCCGGGTGTACCTTTGTTTATCGAGTTAGTGCAAACCTGTCAGGCGCAACCAGGCATTACCACGGGACAGCTGCTCGAGCATTATCGGGATAATAAATCCAGCCGACAGCTTGAAACCCTGGCAACCTGGAACCACATGATCATAGATGATATGGTCGAAGAAACTTTTATCGATACCCTGACGAGCCTGTACGACTCCATACTTGAACAACGTCAGGAAGTGTTAATCGCCCGCGACAGAACGCACCGGTTAACTGCCGAAGAACGTAAAGAGCTTTGGTCGCTAAATAAAGCGTTGGCCAAAAAATGA
- the istB gene encoding IS21-like element helper ATPase IstB codes for MNELENLLTRLKMDHLSGAVENLLEQATKEELNYREFLIRALSQEWNGRRSRGLESRLKQARLPWIKTLEQFDFTFQPGIDRKVIRELAGLAFVERNENVILLGPPGVGKTHLAVALGVKAADGGHRVLFTPLDKLMATLLKAKQENRLERQIQLLSYSRVLILDEIGYLPMTREEASLFFRLLNRRYEKASIILTSNKSFVDWGEVFGDNVLASAILDRLLHHSTTVNIKGQSYRLKDKRKAGMLSAKSASDDAIMSGR; via the coding sequence ATGAACGAACTGGAAAACCTACTGACCCGGCTGAAAATGGACCATCTGAGCGGCGCGGTGGAAAACCTGCTGGAGCAGGCCACGAAAGAAGAACTGAACTACCGGGAGTTCTTGATCCGCGCCTTGTCACAGGAATGGAACGGGCGCCGTAGCCGGGGCCTGGAATCACGGCTCAAGCAGGCCCGGTTACCCTGGATAAAAACGCTGGAGCAGTTCGACTTCACCTTCCAGCCGGGAATAGATCGCAAAGTGATCCGCGAGTTGGCGGGACTGGCGTTCGTGGAGCGCAATGAAAATGTTATCTTGCTGGGTCCGCCGGGGGTGGGGAAAACCCATCTGGCGGTGGCCCTGGGCGTCAAAGCAGCGGATGGCGGTCACCGGGTGCTGTTCACGCCGCTGGATAAACTGATGGCAACGCTGCTCAAGGCCAAACAAGAAAACCGCCTGGAGAGGCAGATCCAACTGTTAAGCTATAGCCGGGTGTTGATCCTGGATGAAATCGGCTATCTGCCGATGACGCGGGAAGAGGCGAGCCTGTTCTTCCGGCTACTGAATCGGCGTTATGAAAAAGCGAGCATCATACTGACCTCGAATAAAAGCTTCGTGGACTGGGGAGAAGTGTTCGGCGATAACGTGCTGGCATCGGCGATCCTGGACCGCTTACTGCACCACTCAACCACGGTCAATATAAAGGGGCAAAGTTACCGGCTGAAAGATAAACGCAAGGCAGGAATGTTATCGGCAAAGAGTGCGTCAGATGACGCGATAATGAGCGGACGTTAA
- the rpoD gene encoding RNA polymerase sigma factor RpoD — translation MEQNPQSQLKLLVTRGKEQGYLTFAEVNDHLPEDIVDSDQIEDIIQMINDMGIQVMEEAPDADDLLLAENTSDTDEDAAEAAAQVLSSVESEIGRTTDPVRMYMREMGTVELLTREGEIDIAKRIEDGINQVQCSVAEYPEAITYLLEQYDRVEAGEARLSDLITGFVDPNAEEDLAPTATHIGSELTTEELANDDDDDEEDDEDSSDDDNSIDPELARQKFVELREQYEATRTVIKTNGRSHAKSTDEILKLSEVFKQFRLVPKQFDYLVNNMRSMMDRVRTQERLIMKLCVEICKMPKKNFVTLFSGNETSEAWFKAALAMNKPWSEKLREVDEDVHRNLQKLRQIEEETGLTIEQVKDINRRMSIGEAKARRAKKEMVEANLRLVISIAKKYTNRGLQFLDLIQEGNIGLMKAVDKFEYRRGYKFSTYATWWIRQAITRSIADQARTIRIPVHMIETINKLNRISRQMLQEMGREPTPEELAERMLMPEDKIRKVLKIAKEPISMETPIGDDEDSHLGDFIEDTTLELPLDSATSESLRSATHDVLAGLTAREAKVLRMRFGIDMNTDHTLEEVGKQFDVTRERIRQIEAKALRKLRHPSRSEVLRSFLDD, via the coding sequence ATGGAGCAAAACCCGCAGTCACAGCTCAAGCTACTTGTCACTCGTGGTAAGGAGCAAGGCTATTTGACCTTTGCCGAGGTCAATGACCATCTGCCGGAGGATATCGTCGACTCCGATCAGATCGAAGACATCATCCAGATGATAAATGACATGGGCATCCAGGTGATGGAAGAAGCACCCGATGCCGATGATCTCCTGTTGGCGGAAAATACCTCCGACACCGACGAAGACGCCGCCGAAGCGGCAGCCCAAGTGCTATCGAGTGTCGAATCCGAAATTGGACGCACCACCGATCCGGTGCGTATGTACATGCGTGAAATGGGTACAGTGGAACTGCTGACCCGTGAAGGCGAAATCGACATCGCCAAGCGTATCGAGGACGGGATTAATCAGGTTCAATGCTCCGTCGCGGAGTATCCTGAGGCTATCACCTACCTGCTGGAACAGTACGACCGCGTCGAAGCGGGGGAAGCACGGCTGTCGGATTTGATCACCGGCTTTGTCGATCCCAACGCCGAAGAAGATTTGGCCCCTACCGCCACCCATATCGGTTCCGAGTTAACCACTGAAGAGCTGGCGAACGACGACGACGATGACGAAGAAGACGACGAAGACAGCAGCGACGATGATAACAGCATCGATCCCGAGCTGGCCCGCCAGAAATTCGTCGAGCTGCGCGAGCAGTATGAAGCGACGCGAACCGTTATCAAAACCAACGGCCGCAGCCATGCCAAATCAACGGACGAAATCCTCAAGCTGTCCGAGGTGTTCAAACAGTTCCGACTGGTGCCCAAGCAGTTCGACTACCTGGTGAACAACATGCGTTCCATGATGGACCGCGTGCGTACCCAGGAACGCTTGATCATGAAGCTGTGCGTTGAAATCTGCAAAATGCCGAAGAAAAACTTCGTCACGCTGTTCTCCGGTAATGAAACCAGCGAAGCCTGGTTCAAGGCCGCGCTGGCCATGAACAAGCCCTGGTCGGAAAAACTGCGCGAAGTGGATGAAGACGTCCATCGCAACCTGCAAAAACTCCGTCAGATCGAAGAAGAAACCGGCCTGACCATCGAGCAGGTGAAGGATATCAACCGCCGGATGTCCATTGGCGAAGCCAAGGCCCGCCGCGCCAAGAAAGAGATGGTTGAGGCAAACCTGCGCCTGGTTATCTCCATCGCCAAAAAATACACCAACCGCGGCCTGCAGTTCCTGGATTTGATCCAGGAAGGCAACATCGGTTTGATGAAGGCGGTAGACAAGTTCGAATACCGCCGCGGCTACAAGTTCTCAACCTATGCCACCTGGTGGATACGGCAGGCCATCACCCGCTCCATTGCCGACCAGGCGCGTACCATCCGTATACCGGTGCATATGATTGAGACCATCAACAAGCTCAACCGTATCTCCCGTCAGATGCTGCAGGAAATGGGACGCGAGCCCACCCCTGAAGAGCTGGCGGAACGTATGCTGATGCCGGAAGATAAAATCCGTAAAGTGCTGAAAATCGCCAAAGAACCGATTTCCATGGAAACCCCCATCGGCGACGATGAAGATTCCCATTTAGGTGATTTTATCGAAGATACCACTCTGGAGCTGCCGCTGGATTCCGCCACCTCGGAAAGCCTGCGTTCGGCTACCCATGACGTATTGGCCGGTTTGACCGCCCGTGAAGCAAAAGTCCTGCGCATGCGCTTTGGTATCGATATGAATACCGACCATACGCTGGAAGAAGTGGGTAAGCAGTTCGATGTCACCCGCGAACGTATCCGTCAGATAGAAGCGAAGGCGCTGCGCAAGCTGCGTCATCCCAGCCGCTCGGAAGTGCTGCGCAGCTTCCTGGACGACTAG